Part of the Candidatus Krumholzibacteriota bacterium genome is shown below.
ATTCGTTTAGAAAATTGTTCAGGCAATAATTTGGATGGTAATTCCGTAACTCACAATGAATTCGGAGTATTTTTAACTTCTTCATCAAACAATACCATTACTTCCAACATAATGAATGAGAACGATGGGCGAGTTGACGGAGATGGAATTATGTTAGCTGATTCCGATAACAATGTTATATCCAACAACACGATGAATAACGATCCGGGAGATGGAATAGAGTTTGCTAATTCATCAAACAACATTGTGATGGATAATACTCTGGATAATAGCGGCCTTATTGATCCCGGTGCTTCGATACGTATCAATTATTATTCCTCTTACAACTCCATAATTAACAACACCGTGATAAATGGCTCTGGAGGGATTGTTCTGGAGGAAGAATCGAACTACAATATTGTATCAAACAACACCATAACCGGCCATAGCGGTCGAGGTTTCGAATTTTGGGAGAATGCTTCATATAATACGCTTACTGGTAACAACATAAGCAATAACGGCACCTATGGTATCTGGCTCCCCTCTGGGAACTACAATACAATATATTTAAACGACATAAGTAACAACATCACCTCCAATATTTATTCAGAGAGTTCAACTACTACCTGGCATTCACCTACCACAATATATTATGCCTATAACGACAGTACTTTCCACAAAGGATATTTAGGTAATTATTACAGTGATGGAACTCACTCCGGCAACTTCGGAATAGGGGGTACTTATACTATCGCTAATGACAATGATGATGAATACCAGTTAATTAGTACCATTAATAATTATTCTCTTCAAGCATGGTGGCTGCACAGCGATGATAAAATGTACAGGTCCGATTTTTCCAAAGCTGGAGGAAGTGTAACCATCAGCAATGGCGGCACTAATATCTGGAAAGCCGATCAGGTAGCCCTGACAGATATAATTTTCTCAGGAAGCGATACCTGGACAGGCCAGTTGGTTTTTACGGCTGCTCCGACAACTGGGCACATTTTGACTATTGAAATTGGTTCTTCGACGGATGGAAGCGATTTTACTGCTGGCGGCCCTAATGCAACTCTGACAGGAAATGGGAGCGCGACCAAGTTCAACTTTGAGACTGACGCAAGCGCTTTTACAGTATCCGCCGGAAAGTATTTAGCCATCCGGATAACAAGCAACCATGCAGAGTACAGTATAAGAACCGGTGGTGTCTGGAGCTATGCGTCTTCTCCAGATAATAGCGCAGATTACCCCCTTCTTGTCGAACTTGCTTCTTTCACCGCAAGACAAAAAAACAACACAGTGATTCTCGAATGGCAGACTGCTTCCGAACAAGATAATCTCGGTTTTATTATTGAAAGAAAAAATGGAGGGGAAAAATTCACAGAAATTGCGAGTTATTTAACAGATGAAGAATTGAAAGGCGCTGGAAATACATCAGCTCTTTCCTATTATGAATTTACAGATGAAAATATAGTTTCGAAAACAACTTACCAATACCGTATCTCAGATGTAGATTATTCCGGAAAAATAACAAATTTAAAAACTGAACAAATTACTATTACAGGAAACTCTACAGATCTATCAAATAATTATGTTTTAAAATCTGCATATCCGATTCCATTTAATCCAACATTTACAATTCCTTTGACATTAAAAACCGATGCTTATGTAAATATTAAATTAATAAATACACTTGGACAGAAAGTTATGCAGATCAAAAATAATCAAATGACGGCTGGTAACCATAATCTACAGGTAAATTGTAAAAACTTGACCTCTGGCATTTATTTTGTGAAAGTAAGAATTGATAAAGCAAATGAAATTCAAAAAGTTGTTCTGTTAAAATAAGAAATTCATTTCTATCTTGAATTCAAGTCTTAAGTGCAATTAAAAAAGGTTAATGGGTCAGGTGTTATATTGAAAGTCTCATTCTTGAAATAGAAAGGTGACTTTGTGAACCAATACCAACAACTAACCCAGAGACAAAGGATGTCAGCTTTGCGAGTTTTATAAAGCTGGTTATCTGCGCAAAGAGATACGGAAGCCGATGAGTAATAGAGGGGGAAATATAAAGCCGTCATTCGTGAGGTCATGCGTTTGTGAATTATTATAGCGGTTTTTCGTTCTTCGGAAACTTTCATCGGGGGCATGGATTTTAAGGTTGCATATGTTCATAATAGATCTTCCGGATGACTCGGATTCGGAAATGACAAGCAATACCTATTCAGCCGGTATAGAGCTGTACCTTAAGGCGAACCTGTCATCAGAAGTACAGATACTTCCTGTGGTCAATGTTTCATATGCACAAACTTCATTTGAAATTGAGAGTAGTTCCGGTTTCGTCAGCAGGGGAGACGTGGATGATGCCCTGATAATGGCAGGTGCAACATTACTGATTAAAATGAACTTCGCTATCACACCATCAATTGCCACTTTCAATGATTCCAGATCATGGGGGATTAATTTTCAATATATCTTCTAAAAAATCATGAAACTAAAAAGAGTCGGAAGTTCATCCCGGCTGTTATGGTGTGAGCACTCCCTGGAATCAGCGACGCTTAAGAGAACGGAGTGCCGAATTGCCGGCAGGTTATCTTTTGATAAACGGCGCCAGAGCGAACGACGAGATCCGCTGATTAAGCATCACCGGTGTAAAATAAAGCCCGCCCGGAGTATATATCCGGGCGGGCTTTCTGATGACAGATATTTCAGTTCATACCTAGAACGCTTCAGCCACGAACAGGCAGCTGTTCGCCATCACCTTGGCAGAAGAGTAATAGGTCTCATTCAACCTGGTTGCGAACATGTTAAGAGCGATTATATTGCCGTCAGCATTGATCGCTATGGCATTCGCTCCTCCCAGGTCAGTGGCAAGAAGGGTGGCACCTGAATCCAGAGGAGGATCTGAAAAGTTGGAGTTTGACCAGTACGTCAGGTTCTCGACATCCGCCCCGTTGAAAATCGGATGTATGGGTATGGATACAGAGGAAGGGTCTATCTGCCTGTTTCCGCTTGTTCCGGAGGCATCGGCAAGCTGGAAGGGCGAATATCCGGATGTCATTATTTCCCCTCCGAGCGCCCAGTTACTGGAAAAACAGAACTGGGTCATCACCAGGCCTCCGCCGTCATCAACGTATTCGGCGAGGATGTCACCCAGTGAGTCCGCTTCGTAGGGCACGTAATCGGTGTGAAGGAAAACTACGTCGTACTCTTTCAGGGCGGAAAGCTCCGGCAGCAAACCGTTAAGATACATGTAATTCAGCTCGGTTCCTATGGGGAATACCTCCAGCCCGGTGGCCTGGATTATGATATTTTCCAGTGAGCCAGTTAATGCTGGTCCGGCCACCAGTACTTTTATCGGCTGAGGGGATCCCGGTTCCCCCTCAGGGCCGGCAGGGCCGGTCGCACCGTCTTCTCCGCTGCAGCCGGTAACGACAAGTGCGAAAATTGCCAGTATTGTAAGCAATGTGTTTCTTCGAAGCATTATTCAGTCCTTTCTCTGATCCGATAATTCCGGATCTAAAATGGTAAGCGTCAGATATATAAATACAGCTGTTTGCCATAACCCCGCGGGATGAATAGCGTTCGTTTGTTCGTCTGGTGGGGATGTCAGCTATGTGTTGTGAGGCTTTTTTCGAATTGTAATGCTTGACAGCTATTGATTCATAAATCAGCTCCTTTCCTGATTTTTTAACCAGAAAGATTTATTATTAATAATCAGATGCAATTATCGCATTCCCCGCGGCAGTATACAAGATAAAATTAAGGTTGTTACGGGAATGATCAGGAAAAATGAAATGGTCAAGGCTCCCATCACAGCCATGTCCCGGGAGAGCGTTTCTGGCTCCACCGCAAAAGGATGAATCGTTCCGTCCTTTGTGTAGCGCTTGAATCCCGCGGCATCGCCTTTGACCAGCAGTTGAAGAATCATGTCCTTGACGGACGCGGACATGTTTTTGGGAGACGTCATGCCGTCGCCTCCAGGTACGGTCGCATCACATTTTCGACCCGGCAGATCTTGGCGTGTCTGAGCAGCTCGCTATCCTAACGGAACATTATCCCGAAGTTACCGTCGATAGTCTAAAAACGATGTTCAAAGGGGTCAGTGATATAGCTCGTGAGGGCATACGTAATGAAGGACAGCAATATGAATCCTATGCCGCGATCACCCATCCCCGTATTATAGTCTTTGAGACGGATTAACTGGAGGCGGCGGGAATCGAACCCGCGTCCGAGAATACCGCAACAGGGCTTCTACGTGTGTATCCCGTTGCTAAAGTTTCGCTTCCGAACTTTCCAACAGGCATAAAGCCCGGAAACTAGATCCCTAAAGTTTCGCCTGCTTTCCGGGAACAGAGTCCACAGACTAGTCAGCAGTTATCGACGCCCAGCATTCATCCCTGATGACTCAGATGAAGTGAACGAGCTGCTTGTTTTTAAGCAGCCAATGCCAAATTGTCGTTGGCAATTGTGTTTTGCCACCTGTTTAACGAGGTACGCGATGGCAACCTCGACACGCTTCCCCTGCCTCATCTATCCCCGTCGAATCCGTTCGCCCCCATAATTGAGGTTTATCTCTAATTTAAATATAGCCCCAATACGGGGAAATGTAAAGCCCTGACGGCCGTGTGCGGCATAAAAAATTTTCATTCCTAAAGAGGGTTTGCTCTCTCCAAAAAGACTGTTTTATTCAAATTTTAAAAAATAGATCCCTGAATATAGTTGTTGCTTTTCTTCGGAGAGGGTAATACAATCAGCGCTGAATTAATTGTAACCTCGAAGGACTTGATAAAAGGAGGAGAGTCAATGAAGAAACTGACTACCCTGTTGTCAGCGGTGCTGCTTTTGGCAGTCTCGGTATCAGCGGCGGATCTGCCTTATCTTGATCAGCTTCCCCCTCTGATAGAAAGAGATGTGCTTTTCGGCGATCCCGAAATAGCAGGCGCGAAGATATCGCCCGACGGCGAATATATATCTTTTCTGAAACCTCATAAAGATGTTCTCAACATATGGGTTAAAAAATTTCACCAGCCGTTTGAAGAGGCAAGACCTGTTACGGCAGATACAACCCGCCCGGTTAGAAGTTATTTCTGGACTAAGGACAGCAAGTATATCCTCTATATCCAGGACAAGGGAGGAAATGAAAACTTTCATATCTACGCTGTTGACCCCGCCGGACAACCCGCTTCGAAAATGGCTGTGCCCCAAGCGCGGGATCTTACTCCCGTGGACAGCGTAACTACAAGAATATACTCTCTTCCTGAAGATAAACCGAATATAATATATATCGGTCTTAACGAACGCGACCAGCGCTACCACGATATCTACCGTCTGAATATAGACACCGGCAAACGTGAACTGGTAAGGGAAAATAAGGAGAAGATAGCCGGATGGGTATTCGATCAGGATGACAACCTCCGGCTCGCCGTAAGGCAAACAGATGACGGCGGCTCAGAAATCTTCCGTGTTGACGGCAAAAACCTGACTTCCATCTATAAATGCACGAACGAGGAGCAGGCCAGCCCGGTAGCTTTTCACGAGAACGGAGAATGGTTCTACATGTCGACAAACAAGGGAGAGGATATTAATCTTTCCCGGCTTGTCCTCTTTAATCCGGAAACACTCGAGGAAAAACTTGTTGAATCAGATCCCGAAGGTCAAGCTGACTTCGGCGGAACAATATTCTCAGACAAAACAGATGAACTCATTGCCACATACTATGTAGGAGACAGGCTCAGAATCTATTGGAAGGATTTCAAATTCAAATGGGCGTATAAAAGACTGAAGCACAAACTGCCGGACGGCGATATATACATGGGGTCGTCCACGAAAGACGAACGCTACTGGATTGTCGCTACGACAAGCGATACTGATCCCGGGGCCAGATATCTCTATGACATGGAAAGAGGAAAGGTGGAATTCCTCTACCGCGGAAGACCTGATCTCCCTGTTGAATATCTGGCGTCGATGGAGCCGGTATGCTATAAATCAAGAGACGGCCTGTCAATACACGGCTACCTGACAACCCCCAAGAATGTTGAAGCAAAAGACCTTGCCCTTGTCGTTAACCCGCACGGCGGGCCCTGGGCGCGAGACCACTGGGGCTACAATCCCTACGCTCAGTTCCTGGCTAACAGGGGATACGCGGTCCTTCAGATAAATTTCCGCGGTTCCACGGGTTACGGCAAAGAGTTCTTCAACGCCGGAAAAGAGGAATGGGGAGACGCCATGCAGAATGACATTACCGACGGCGTCAATTATCTTGTCGACAAAGGCATTGTCGATCCCGACAAGGTGGCCATCTTCGGCGGATCCTACGGCGGCTACGCCACTCTTGCGGGGCTCGCGTTTACCCCGGATCTTTACGCGGCCGGCGTCGACTACGTCGGAGTATCCAACATTATAACCCTCCTTAAGACAATCCCCCCATACTGGGAAACGGCTCGCGCGTTCTTCAACGAGCACGTCGGCAACCCGGATGATCCGGAAGACGCCGAAAGACTCCGCCGCCAGTCGCCCCTTTTCAGCGCTGAAAAGATCAAAGCTCCTCTTCTTGTCGTCCAGGGCGCGAACGACCCCAGAGTGAAAAAGGCCGAGTCGGATCAGATAGTAGTCGCGATGCGCGACCTTGGAAGAGATGTCGAATATATAGTCGCCCCCGACGAAGGACACGGCTTCGCGGGAGAAGAAAACCGTATGGCCTTCACCGTGGCTATGGAAAAATTCTTATCGAAGCACCTCGGAGGGCGCTTTCAGAAATCTGTAGCTCCGGAAATCATCGAAAAGCTAGACGCGATTACTGTTCCGGTTGACAGCGTGTCCATGCCGGAAACCCCCAAGGGGTATGAATCGGCAAAATCTGCCGCTCTGCCCGAGGTCGAACCTGAAACCATAAGCGCCATGGATCTGAAATACAAGATAACGGCTTCTGTGGCGGGTAATGATATTGAGCTGAGCGCCGAGAGAAAGATAGAAAAATCAAAAGTCGATAAAACGCCTGTCTGGCTCATAACAACAAGTCAGCAGAGCCCTATGGGCAAGGCAATGGATAAGGTCACCCTGAGACGCGACAACCTCCTTCCCGTAAGTTCAGAGGTAAATCAGGGGCCCGCCAAAATTATTTTAAACTATACCGAGGAATCTATTTCAGGAAACATTAATATGAGGGGAAACGACATCCCTGTCGAAATCGAATTGGAAGCTCCCGTATTCGGACCAAGCTCAGCGGTTGAAATAGCTCTGACAGCTCTTCCTCTCGCCGAAGGTTATAAGACAACCTACCGGGTTTTCGATATAATGAGCCAGAAGGTTAAGGTTTATTCTCTCGAAGTCACAGGAACTGAAAAGGTGATTCTTCCGGCAGGTGAATTTAAAGCCTTCAAACTCATATCCAAACCTATGGACGATGAGCCCGGAGGCGGCACATACTTTATCACCAGAGGAAAAGAACGACGCTGCGTCTTAAAGAGTATACTCCGGCTTCCGCCTCAATACGGCGGCGGAACGGCCACAACTGAGCTTATGGAAATCAAGTAGCCTGCGTCTTGTTTTTCTAAGATCTCTGCCTCTCGAATAAAACCAAAGGCCCCTCATAATGAGGGGCCTTTGAGCTCACGGGCTCTTATTTATTTTAACGGCACTCTTAATGCCAGTTTATTCAACTTGCCCGGTATCAGCTCTTATCGGGCGCGCCAGGTTTTTCCGGAAGCTCGGGCTTATCCTCTTCGATCTTTTCCTTCAGATATTCAATAGCTCTTTCAAGCTGAGGATCCCTTCCGTCAACTACAAGGTCAGGCCTGTTTTCTACTTCTATATCCGGCTTTACTCCGACATTTTCAATTCCCCAGTCACCCGACATCTCGTAGAATCCTATTGTGGGAACAGTAACCATCCCTCCGTCAATCAACGGAACATGTCTGTTCATCCCTACGAGTCCGCCCCAGGTTCTTTTACCGATAAGAGGACCGAGCCCCGCCTGACGGAAAAAGTACGGAAAAGCGTCTCCTCCCGATCCCGCGTATTGATTTATAAGACACGCCATGTGTCCCTCGGGGGCGGTTCCCGGGAATTTGCCCGGTTTCCCGTAACGCTGAGCCCACATACTTGTAATCTTCCTTCCTAATCTTTCAATGAAAACGGTTGGAATCCATCCACCGCTGTTATACCGAACGTCGATCACCAAACCTTTCTTGTTGGTCTGAGAGTAAAAGCCCCGCGCGAACTCCTGAAGTCCCCCCGTGCTTGTGTTCGGAACATGCAGATAACCAATATCTCCGTCTGACGCTTCAAGCGTTTTCTCCCGGTTGCTCTTAACCCAGTTGGCATAGCGCAACGCTATATCGCTGCTGGAAGGAACGACGGTGTATTCTTCTGAATCTTTGCCGTCCGGATTGTCGGCTATCTTGAGCACCACCTGCTTTCCGGCAAGATTTTCCAGCATTCTGTGAGGATTATCGGGATATTCCAGCTCCCTGCCGTTAACTGCGAGCAGGTAGTCACCCTCTTCGATATCCACACCCGGCTGATTTAGAGGAGCTTTGTAATCCTCATCCCAGTTTCTCCCGGGATAGATCTTCTCAAAACGATAACGGCCGGATTTATGATCAATCTTATAATCGACACCAAGCAGGCCTACTCCGACTTTGTCTCCTCTGGGCATATCACCGCCGCCGACATAAGCGTGTCCTATACACAGCTCTCCGATCATTTCCCCGATTACGTAGTTAAGATCGTCTCTGCTGGTAAGGGCGGGAAGCATGACTTCATATTTTTCTTTTATATCTTCCCAGTCAACGCCATGCATATTCTCAACATAAAAGAAATCTCTTTCCATCCTCCACGCTTCATCGAATATCTGTTTCCACTCACGCGCGGGAGAAACCTTCATTTGAAGATCGGTATCCAGAACTCCCTCGATGATTGACTGTCCCGGAGAAGCATCTATAATACCAAAGGTGCCCATCGCGCTGTATATTATCTTCTTCCCGTCAGAGGAAAGTTCATACCCGTTAATTCCGCTTATTACGCTCTCAACTTCACGTTCTTTTATGTCGTAATATTTCAGTTCAACGCTTGCCATGCTTCTAACGCTCTGGGCGTTTATCACTATATCCGGAACCTCTACGAAAAAGATTTTGCCGTCTGTCGCCGTAAGTCCGACAAAATTACCTCTTCCAACAGGTAATCCGACTATCCTGTTTCTGATACCTTCGAAATCTATTTCGATGCTTTTCTCTTTATCTTCTTTGTCTTTATCCTTGTCTTCCTCTTCCTTCTCTTTGTCATCTCCCTTATCCTCTTCCTTTTTAATCTCCACCTCGTCACTTTCGGGAGCGAGCAGGGAAGGTGTATCTTTTTTCAGCGTCATCGCGCAAAGGTTGGAGGGAAATACAAAGCTGTAATTGAACTCCTTATCGCCGAACCTGAAATTAAGCATCCGGTCAGAGAGAAAAAAGAGGTATTTGCCGTCAGAACCGAAAACCGGATCATAGTCATTATAGAAATCGCCCGTAAGCTTGTATGATTTTCCTTTATCTATAGAATACACATATATCGATCCATAACCGTTATCACCGCGCTTGACATAAGTAACCCACTTGCCGTCTTTAGACCAGGAATAATCATTTATGTCTCCCCAGTCGTCCTCGGCTATCTCATGAAGCTCCTTTTTGTCTATATCAACATAATAGAGCTTGTAACTCTGGTCATGGAGAAGAAGCTTTTCGCTGTCAGGAGACCACAGAAGATCAAAGGGATAGTTGCGCAGCTTGTTGGTTATCCTCTCTGTTTTGCCCGTTCCGTCCGGCTTCTCTATATAGATTTCGTACTCTCCTGTTTTATCCGAGAAGTAGGCAACCCACTTGCCGTCGGGCGAAAAGGCGGGGCAGCGCTCACGTGTTCCTGAAGTAGCCGTTAAATTACGCGGTTCTCCTTTTTCAGCCGGGACAGTAAAGATATCGCCTCTGGCTCCAAAGGCGGCTCTTTTACCCTCTCCCGAAATACCAAACGACCGAACCATCTTGGCCGCGTTAACATAATGGGGGCGCTTCATCGTAAGTTCAGCGGGAACGTTTATCGATATCCTCTTTGTCTTTTCCGTTTCGAGGTCAAGTACGTGAATATAACCCGCGTTTTCATAAACAATGGCCCCGTCACCCAAACTGGGCCATTTGACGTCATATTCTTTGTGGTCTGTTATTTTTCGAATCTGTCCCGACGCGCGGTCCATACAATAAATATTCATTGTATGTTCCCTGTCCGAGACAAAATAAATCCTGTCTTCATACCACATAGGGAAGGCATCAGTACCTTCGAATTTCGTCAACTTTTCAGATTTGTTCTTTTCTAGATCATATAACCAGATATCCTGAGCCATGCCGCCTCGGTACCGCTTCCACGTTCTGAACTCTCTGGACATTCTGTTGTAGGCAATCTTCTTGCCGTCCGGCGAATAGGATGTCAGCTCCCCCTCAAACAGAGGTAGCGTTTCCGGATAACCTCCATCTGAGCTGATGGTAAAAAGACGATTGTAACGAGGTCCGGGATTGGTTTTAGATACCCTTGAACTTCTCAGAAGGACTTTCTCACCTGAAGGATGCCAGTCCACAACCAGATCCCCGGAAGGGTGGTATGTGAGCCTTTTCGGCGTTCCCCCCAACGCGGGAATCGTGTAAACATCAGAATTTCCGTCATACGAACCTGTAAAAGCTATGCTTTCCCCGTCAGGTGAAAATTTGGCCATTCCTTCACCGGAAATATGTGAAGTCAAATGTCTGGCGAGCCCGCCTTCCGAGGATACAGTCCATAAATCTCCTCCGTAAGTAAACACTATCATATCCCCGTGTATATCAGGATACCGCATAAGGCGGCTGCTTTCTTCGGCTATCGAAGGAACAGCCGCCATAAGAACAAGTATGACGACAAAAGATACCAGTCTCTTGCTCATACAAAACTCCTTTCATATTTGAGGGAAACGCCCTCCGGAATAACCTCGGATCCGGCCCGCTTTTCCTCACCAAAACAAACAATTCAGTATAATAAAAATACGGCAGATAAAAATTCTATACATATATACTACTCATAAACTTGAAAATTGTTTCACACAAATTTATTAATTTTTGCATTTTAATTAAACCTGAGAGCCTGAATCCAGACCCCAGAGCCGCGGCTTAGAGCTAAAACCTGTCTCACTTATCCCGCTGAAAAAAATTAAGCTGCTATTATTTAAAAGGTAAAACATTACAAATATTCAGTAAATAAAGAAAATGAGAAATAATTGTCGCATTATTTCTCATTTTTTCGTAACTTATAAAAAATTCTGCTTTAACCTGAAAGGAGCCGAGATGACGGAAGAGATGAAGAAAACCCTTAAAGATTCAACCCTTATGCGCTGGGTTATTCTGTTTATGGTGAGCGCGCTCATGTTCGCCACCTACTGGTTTCAGGATTTCTATTCAGGACTGAAACCGTTGATGGAGAGCCAGCTGGGTATTACATCGAGCCAGTTTGCCACCATGATCAGTTTTACTACCATCGCCAACCTGCTTGGTATGATTATACTCGGGGGCATTATTCTCGACCGCTGGGGAATCAAACTGACAACGGTAGTTTTCGGTTCGGTTGCAGCTCTTGGCGGCATTATCAGTGCGCTGGGCGCAAATGATGTCATTTCCAGCGATCCTGGTACCCGTCTTGTGATCTTGACCATCGGAAGGCTTGTCTTCGGCATCGGGCTTGAAATCACCTGTGTGCTCATTACCCGAACCATTGTCAAGTGGTTCAAGGGATATGAACTCGCTTTGGCCATGGCTATTAACATGGGTATCGGACGTCTCGGTTCCGCCATTGGAACGGCTATTTCACCGGAAATCGGCAACGGTTATGTGCCGGCGGCAGTGACACTTGCCGCAACCCTTATCGGTGTCGGATTCATCTTGATGCTCATCTACCTTATCTTTGACATGAGAATCGACAAACAGCTGGCTGCGCGCAACAAAGAAGCAGGTATTGTGGAAGAGGAAGAGCCGTTCCGTTTCGATGATCTGAAGAAGCTGTTTACCAACAAATCATTCCTGCTTATTGCCGGACTCTGTGTTGCCTTTTATTCGGCGGTCTTTCCCTTTATGCAGTACGCTCCCGACCTGCTGATAAACGAGTACGGATTCAGCTACAAGCTGGAGTATAACAGTAACGAAGAACTCAGACAAAAGATCAGTGAAGGCGCCGAAGACTCTGAGCTCTATCAGAATGTACTCGATAAACGGCAGGAAAGAATCGCTTTGCAGAAAAAAGCCTCCACGCTCTTTGCCGAACTGAAAATCAGCTCTACTCTGTCAACGGCAGCGAGGGCGCGATGCTGGAAGTCGACCCTGTCACCCTGGTTAAAAAGTTGAGTCCGGATCAGCTGGTTGAGCTTCAAGGCATGGTCACTCAGGTAAAGGTTAATCAGGATAATTATAAGAAAATCGATGATGAGCTGGCTGCTCTCGAAGAGAATCTTGCCGGCGGTTCGACCATGACAAATGTGATGATTTTTCTGCTGCTTTTTGTTTTCGGCCTGCTCTTTCCATTGCTGCCGTCAAATATCAAGAGCAAAAAGGGCAAGGCGCTGGCCCTTGGTGTTCTTTCGGTGCTTTTTGTTTACTTTATCTATTCCTACCTGGACGTGTTCGGCCTCTGGATTGTGAACGGGCCCAAAGCAGCAGCATTTCTGCCCATGGGCACAATTCTCTTTACCCCGATTTTCGGCCGGTTGGTTGATAAAAAGGGCAAGGCAGTATCTGTGATGCTGATTGGATCGGCACTGCTGATCTTTTCCCACTTTACCTTTGCCTTTATTGACAGTACCGCGCTTTGCTATGTAAGTCTTTTCAGCCTCGGCATCGCCTTTTCACTTGTACCTGCCGCGATGTGGCCTTCGGTTGCCAAGATCGTTCCGGAAAGACGGCTCGGTTCTGCCTATGCCGGTATGTTTACCATCCAGAACTACGGACTCTTTATCTTCTTTAAGGGTATCGGAACAGTTTTGGACAAGGTTAATCCCAAGGTTGTTGAATCGACCCAGACCATCCGCTCGGTCATGAAGAGTGTGGGTGTTCCAAACGGGCAAATCAGCGATAATATTCAGTATCTGCGCGACGTGGGCCAGATTCAGCCCTATAATTACACAATACCCGTAACCCTGTTTATTGCATGCGGCGTGATTGCCATTTTTCTGGCACTGCAGCTGAAAAAGACATCAAAAGAGATGGGCTACGATCTTGAAAAACCTACAAATTCATAGATTGTAAGTGTCAAAATGGTCGGTTTTCTGGGAGTGTTCATTCGAGTGAACACTCCCTTTTCAGTTGATGCCTGCCGCGGGATCCGCGCTCGATG
Proteins encoded:
- a CDS encoding PDZ domain-containing protein encodes the protein MSKRLVSFVVILVLMAAVPSIAEESSRLMRYPDIHGDMIVFTYGGDLWTVSSEGGLARHLTSHISGEGMAKFSPDGESIAFTGSYDGNSDVYTIPALGGTPKRLTYHPSGDLVVDWHPSGEKVLLRSSRVSKTNPGPRYNRLFTISSDGGYPETLPLFEGELTSYSPDGKKIAYNRMSREFRTWKRYRGGMAQDIWLYDLEKNKSEKLTKFEGTDAFPMWYEDRIYFVSDREHTMNIYCMDRASGQIRKITDHKEYDVKWPSLGDGAIVYENAGYIHVLDLETEKTKRISINVPAELTMKRPHYVNAAKMVRSFGISGEGKRAAFGARGDIFTVPAEKGEPRNLTATSGTRERCPAFSPDGKWVAYFSDKTGEYEIYIEKPDGTGKTERITNKLRNYPFDLLWSPDSEKLLLHDQSYKLYYVDIDKKELHEIAEDDWGDINDYSWSKDGKWVTYVKRGDNGYGSIYVYSIDKGKSYKLTGDFYNDYDPVFGSDGKYLFFLSDRMLNFRFGDKEFNYSFVFPSNLCAMTLKKDTPSLLAPESDEVEIKKEEDKGDDKEKEEEDKDKDKEDKEKSIEIDFEGIRNRIVGLPVGRGNFVGLTATDGKIFFVEVPDIVINAQSVRSMASVELKYYDIKEREVESVISGINGYELSSDGKKIIYSAMGTFGIIDASPGQSIIEGVLDTDLQMKVSPAREWKQIFDEAWRMERDFFYVENMHGVDWEDIKEKYEVMLPALTSRDDLNYVIGEMIGELCIGHAYVGGGDMPRGDKVGVGLLGVDYKIDHKSGRYRFEKIYPGRNWDEDYKAPLNQPGVDIEEGDYLLAVNGRELEYPDNPHRMLENLAGKQVVLKIADNPDGKDSEEYTVVPSSSDIALRYANWVKSNREKTLEASDGDIGYLHVPNTSTGGLQEFARGFYSQTNKKGLVIDVRYNSGGWIPTVFIERLGRKITSMWAQRYGKPGKFPGTAPEGHMACLINQYAGSGGDAFPYFFRQAGLGPLIGKRTWGGLVGMNRHVPLIDGGMVTVPTIGFYEMSGDWGIENVGVKPDIEVENRPDLVVDGRDPQLERAIEYLKEKIEEDKPELPEKPGAPDKS
- a CDS encoding MFS transporter; its protein translation is MRNNCRIISHFFVTYKKFCFNLKGAEMTEEMKKTLKDSTLMRWVILFMVSALMFATYWFQDFYSGLKPLMESQLGITSSQFATMISFTTIANLLGMIILGGIILDRWGIKLTTVVFGSVAALGGIISALGANDVISSDPGTRLVILTIGRLVFGIGLEITCVLITRTIVKWFKGYELALAMAINMGIGRLGSAIGTAISPEIGNGYVPAAVTLAATLIGVGFILMLIYLIFDMRIDKQLAARNKEAGIVEEEEPFRFDDLKKLFTNKSFLLIAGLCVAFYSAVFPFMQYAPDLLINEYGFSYKLEYNSNEELRQKISEGAEDSELYQNVLDKRQERIALQKKASTLFAELKISSTLSTAARARCWKSTLSPWLKS